Proteins from one Coregonus clupeaformis isolate EN_2021a chromosome 29, ASM2061545v1, whole genome shotgun sequence genomic window:
- the LOC121545084 gene encoding Krueppel-like factor 11 isoform X1: protein MLNWSHYFIWGVAIGRGSSTRFSGADDFLIQRMIRANGMVMDQCGSYLKRRRHDSKQSSPGCSLEYTDLEAAEALVCMSSWGQHRPSPCKPRPLSPASDSCDSLLPPDPLEPPKDFVSLSSLCMTPPHSPSFSETSTTIHTITSPLSRPTSSLSVRICGVLRPPMASISESPTNGKTPPLPPCRAMATSVIRHTADTYLCQNIPAPSTEQHRASELVVCQQHTAKAEQSITPPPPSVPFTPNPALLSSCKEAPDKTEKEEPQAIYCKESHSHLPANTQPQNSLPTCLSPPPTSSPPIICQMFPVSNQSGMISAFIQGPMQTSRTPKSILPQSGPNRTLQQPFLMGQAMPQGTVMLVLPQSHVSQAPHCSPQTVMTLGHTKLLPLAPAPVYVPTGPCGATKMDFSRRRNYVCNFSGCRKTYFKSSHLKAHLRTHTGEKPFSCSWEGCDKKFARSDELSRHRRTHTGEKKFVCPVCDRRFMRSDHLTKHARRHMTTKKIPSWQAEVRSLNKMAVPKPPPSNPAPLSLSMLVPASN, encoded by the exons ATGTTGAACTGGTCACATTATTTTATCTGGGGAGTGGCCATAGGAcggggatcatcaactagattcagcggCGCGGACGATTTTCTTATTCAGCGGATGATCAGG GCGAATGGGATGGTGATGGACCAGTGTGGCTCCTatctgaagaggaggagacatgaCAGTAAGCAGTCGTCCCCAGGCTGCAGCCTGGAGTACACAGACCTGGAGGCTGCAGAGGCTCTGGTCTGCATGAGCTCCTGGGGCCAACACCGCCCCAGCCCCTGCAAGCCCAGACCCCTTAGCCCTGCCTCAGACTCCTGCGACTCCCTCCTGCCTCCGGACCCACTGGAGCCCCCAAAGGACTTTGTTTCGCTCTCCTCCTTG TGTATGActcccccacacagccccagctTTTCTGAGACCTCCACCACAATCCACACCATCACCTCCCCTCTGAGCCGGCCCACCTCCAGTCTCTCTGTAAGGATCTGTGGGGTCCTGCGACCGCCCATGGCGTCCATCTCAGAGTCCCCAACCAATGGAAAGACCCCACCACTGCCACCCTGCAGAGCCATGGCAACCAGTGTCATCCGCCACACCGCAGACACATACCTCTGCCAGAACATTCCAGCACCTTCCACAGAGCAACACAGAGCCTCCGAGCTGGTGGTCTGTCAACAGCACACAGCAAAGGCTGAACAGAGCATCACTCCTCCACCTCCATCGGTCCCCTTCACACCCAACCccgccctcctctcctcctgcaagGAAGCGCCAGACAAGACTGAGAAGGAAGAGCCACAGGCTATCTACTGTAAGGAGAGCCACTCCCACCTTCCTGCTAACACCCAACCACAAAATAGCCTGCCCACATGCCTCTCCCCGCCCCCCACCTCCAGCCCGCCAATCATCTGCCAGATGTTCCCGGTGAGTAACCAATCGGGGATGATCTCGGCGTTCATCCAGGGCCCGATGCAGACCTCGAGGACCCCCAAATCCATCCTGCCCCAGTCTGGTCCTAACAGGACACTGCAGCAGCCCTTCCTCATGGGCCAGGCTATGCCCCAGGGCACGGTGATGCTGGTTCTCCCCCAGTCCCACGTCTCTCAGGCCCCCCACTGCTCCCCACAGACTGTCATGACCCTGGGCCACACTAAGCTGCTACCTCTGGCCCCCGCCCCGGTCTACGTGCCCACCGGACCCTGCGGCGCCACCAAGATGGACTTCTCCCGCCGGAGGAACTATGTGTGCAACTTCTCCGGCTGCAGGAAGACCTACTTCAAGAGCTCCCACCTTAAGGCACACCTCCGAACACACACAG gtgagaagCCCTTCAGTTGCAGTTGGGAGGGCTGCGACAAGAAGTTTGCACGCTCCGACGAGCTCTCGCGCCACAGGCGGACCCACACGGGCGAGAAGAAGTTTGTGTGCCCCGTGTGCGACAGGCGCTTCATGCGCAGCGACCACCTGACCAAACACGCCCGCCGTCACATGACCACCAAGAAGATCCCCTCCTGGCAGGCCGAGGTGCGCAGCCTCAACAAAATGGCCGTTCCCAAGCCGCCGCCGTCAAACCCCGCCCCACTCTCCCTCAGTATGCTGGTACCTGCCTCAAACTAG
- the LOC121545084 gene encoding Krueppel-like factor 11 isoform X2, translated as MPSRKCSEFEVSCGANGMVMDQCGSYLKRRRHDSKQSSPGCSLEYTDLEAAEALVCMSSWGQHRPSPCKPRPLSPASDSCDSLLPPDPLEPPKDFVSLSSLCMTPPHSPSFSETSTTIHTITSPLSRPTSSLSVRICGVLRPPMASISESPTNGKTPPLPPCRAMATSVIRHTADTYLCQNIPAPSTEQHRASELVVCQQHTAKAEQSITPPPPSVPFTPNPALLSSCKEAPDKTEKEEPQAIYCKESHSHLPANTQPQNSLPTCLSPPPTSSPPIICQMFPVSNQSGMISAFIQGPMQTSRTPKSILPQSGPNRTLQQPFLMGQAMPQGTVMLVLPQSHVSQAPHCSPQTVMTLGHTKLLPLAPAPVYVPTGPCGATKMDFSRRRNYVCNFSGCRKTYFKSSHLKAHLRTHTGEKPFSCSWEGCDKKFARSDELSRHRRTHTGEKKFVCPVCDRRFMRSDHLTKHARRHMTTKKIPSWQAEVRSLNKMAVPKPPPSNPAPLSLSMLVPASN; from the exons ATGCCTTCACGAAAATGTTCAGAATTTGAAGTCTCATGTGGG GCGAATGGGATGGTGATGGACCAGTGTGGCTCCTatctgaagaggaggagacatgaCAGTAAGCAGTCGTCCCCAGGCTGCAGCCTGGAGTACACAGACCTGGAGGCTGCAGAGGCTCTGGTCTGCATGAGCTCCTGGGGCCAACACCGCCCCAGCCCCTGCAAGCCCAGACCCCTTAGCCCTGCCTCAGACTCCTGCGACTCCCTCCTGCCTCCGGACCCACTGGAGCCCCCAAAGGACTTTGTTTCGCTCTCCTCCTTG TGTATGActcccccacacagccccagctTTTCTGAGACCTCCACCACAATCCACACCATCACCTCCCCTCTGAGCCGGCCCACCTCCAGTCTCTCTGTAAGGATCTGTGGGGTCCTGCGACCGCCCATGGCGTCCATCTCAGAGTCCCCAACCAATGGAAAGACCCCACCACTGCCACCCTGCAGAGCCATGGCAACCAGTGTCATCCGCCACACCGCAGACACATACCTCTGCCAGAACATTCCAGCACCTTCCACAGAGCAACACAGAGCCTCCGAGCTGGTGGTCTGTCAACAGCACACAGCAAAGGCTGAACAGAGCATCACTCCTCCACCTCCATCGGTCCCCTTCACACCCAACCccgccctcctctcctcctgcaagGAAGCGCCAGACAAGACTGAGAAGGAAGAGCCACAGGCTATCTACTGTAAGGAGAGCCACTCCCACCTTCCTGCTAACACCCAACCACAAAATAGCCTGCCCACATGCCTCTCCCCGCCCCCCACCTCCAGCCCGCCAATCATCTGCCAGATGTTCCCGGTGAGTAACCAATCGGGGATGATCTCGGCGTTCATCCAGGGCCCGATGCAGACCTCGAGGACCCCCAAATCCATCCTGCCCCAGTCTGGTCCTAACAGGACACTGCAGCAGCCCTTCCTCATGGGCCAGGCTATGCCCCAGGGCACGGTGATGCTGGTTCTCCCCCAGTCCCACGTCTCTCAGGCCCCCCACTGCTCCCCACAGACTGTCATGACCCTGGGCCACACTAAGCTGCTACCTCTGGCCCCCGCCCCGGTCTACGTGCCCACCGGACCCTGCGGCGCCACCAAGATGGACTTCTCCCGCCGGAGGAACTATGTGTGCAACTTCTCCGGCTGCAGGAAGACCTACTTCAAGAGCTCCCACCTTAAGGCACACCTCCGAACACACACAG gtgagaagCCCTTCAGTTGCAGTTGGGAGGGCTGCGACAAGAAGTTTGCACGCTCCGACGAGCTCTCGCGCCACAGGCGGACCCACACGGGCGAGAAGAAGTTTGTGTGCCCCGTGTGCGACAGGCGCTTCATGCGCAGCGACCACCTGACCAAACACGCCCGCCGTCACATGACCACCAAGAAGATCCCCTCCTGGCAGGCCGAGGTGCGCAGCCTCAACAAAATGGCCGTTCCCAAGCCGCCGCCGTCAAACCCCGCCCCACTCTCCCTCAGTATGCTGGTACCTGCCTCAAACTAG
- the LOC121545084 gene encoding Krueppel-like factor 11 isoform X3 — MVMDQCGSYLKRRRHDSKQSSPGCSLEYTDLEAAEALVCMSSWGQHRPSPCKPRPLSPASDSCDSLLPPDPLEPPKDFVSLSSLCMTPPHSPSFSETSTTIHTITSPLSRPTSSLSVRICGVLRPPMASISESPTNGKTPPLPPCRAMATSVIRHTADTYLCQNIPAPSTEQHRASELVVCQQHTAKAEQSITPPPPSVPFTPNPALLSSCKEAPDKTEKEEPQAIYCKESHSHLPANTQPQNSLPTCLSPPPTSSPPIICQMFPVSNQSGMISAFIQGPMQTSRTPKSILPQSGPNRTLQQPFLMGQAMPQGTVMLVLPQSHVSQAPHCSPQTVMTLGHTKLLPLAPAPVYVPTGPCGATKMDFSRRRNYVCNFSGCRKTYFKSSHLKAHLRTHTGEKPFSCSWEGCDKKFARSDELSRHRRTHTGEKKFVCPVCDRRFMRSDHLTKHARRHMTTKKIPSWQAEVRSLNKMAVPKPPPSNPAPLSLSMLVPASN; from the exons ATGGTGATGGACCAGTGTGGCTCCTatctgaagaggaggagacatgaCAGTAAGCAGTCGTCCCCAGGCTGCAGCCTGGAGTACACAGACCTGGAGGCTGCAGAGGCTCTGGTCTGCATGAGCTCCTGGGGCCAACACCGCCCCAGCCCCTGCAAGCCCAGACCCCTTAGCCCTGCCTCAGACTCCTGCGACTCCCTCCTGCCTCCGGACCCACTGGAGCCCCCAAAGGACTTTGTTTCGCTCTCCTCCTTG TGTATGActcccccacacagccccagctTTTCTGAGACCTCCACCACAATCCACACCATCACCTCCCCTCTGAGCCGGCCCACCTCCAGTCTCTCTGTAAGGATCTGTGGGGTCCTGCGACCGCCCATGGCGTCCATCTCAGAGTCCCCAACCAATGGAAAGACCCCACCACTGCCACCCTGCAGAGCCATGGCAACCAGTGTCATCCGCCACACCGCAGACACATACCTCTGCCAGAACATTCCAGCACCTTCCACAGAGCAACACAGAGCCTCCGAGCTGGTGGTCTGTCAACAGCACACAGCAAAGGCTGAACAGAGCATCACTCCTCCACCTCCATCGGTCCCCTTCACACCCAACCccgccctcctctcctcctgcaagGAAGCGCCAGACAAGACTGAGAAGGAAGAGCCACAGGCTATCTACTGTAAGGAGAGCCACTCCCACCTTCCTGCTAACACCCAACCACAAAATAGCCTGCCCACATGCCTCTCCCCGCCCCCCACCTCCAGCCCGCCAATCATCTGCCAGATGTTCCCGGTGAGTAACCAATCGGGGATGATCTCGGCGTTCATCCAGGGCCCGATGCAGACCTCGAGGACCCCCAAATCCATCCTGCCCCAGTCTGGTCCTAACAGGACACTGCAGCAGCCCTTCCTCATGGGCCAGGCTATGCCCCAGGGCACGGTGATGCTGGTTCTCCCCCAGTCCCACGTCTCTCAGGCCCCCCACTGCTCCCCACAGACTGTCATGACCCTGGGCCACACTAAGCTGCTACCTCTGGCCCCCGCCCCGGTCTACGTGCCCACCGGACCCTGCGGCGCCACCAAGATGGACTTCTCCCGCCGGAGGAACTATGTGTGCAACTTCTCCGGCTGCAGGAAGACCTACTTCAAGAGCTCCCACCTTAAGGCACACCTCCGAACACACACAG gtgagaagCCCTTCAGTTGCAGTTGGGAGGGCTGCGACAAGAAGTTTGCACGCTCCGACGAGCTCTCGCGCCACAGGCGGACCCACACGGGCGAGAAGAAGTTTGTGTGCCCCGTGTGCGACAGGCGCTTCATGCGCAGCGACCACCTGACCAAACACGCCCGCCGTCACATGACCACCAAGAAGATCCCCTCCTGGCAGGCCGAGGTGCGCAGCCTCAACAAAATGGCCGTTCCCAAGCCGCCGCCGTCAAACCCCGCCCCACTCTCCCTCAGTATGCTGGTACCTGCCTCAAACTAG